The following are from one region of the Advenella mimigardefordensis DPN7 genome:
- a CDS encoding MaoC/PaaZ C-terminal domain-containing protein yields the protein MYWEDFSVGMIITTPARTITSTDIVNFACLSGDFNEVHTNWEYCKNTPFGEPIAHGPLVYAVMGGLQYASGVNRNTLLALLQVDKWRMLEPVKHGDTLHAEATVLETKPSKKTDRGVVKLHRKFVRQDGVVVQEMEVSILYRRKPQ from the coding sequence ATGTACTGGGAAGATTTCAGTGTGGGAATGATAATCACGACCCCGGCCCGAACCATCACGTCTACCGATATCGTGAACTTTGCCTGCTTGTCGGGAGATTTCAACGAAGTTCATACCAACTGGGAGTACTGCAAGAACACGCCTTTCGGTGAGCCGATTGCGCACGGACCACTGGTCTATGCGGTGATGGGCGGATTGCAATACGCCAGTGGCGTCAATCGCAATACCTTGCTCGCCTTACTGCAGGTAGACAAATGGCGCATGCTCGAACCGGTGAAACATGGGGATACGCTGCATGCTGAAGCAACGGTGCTTGAAACCAAACCCTCGAAAAAAACTGATAGAGGCGTGGTCAAACTGCATCGCAAATTTGTTCGGCAGGATGGTGTAGTGGT
- a CDS encoding enoyl-CoA hydratase/isomerase family protein, producing the protein MTDRYLRYERLIFDRPSPKVLRITMNSPLKMGAMDATMHREVSEIWRDVDADDSVNVVIFTGHEKTFSAGGDLKHERQVCDDYTLRMRAMKESRDLVTNMLDCRKPIVTAARGWAVGAGLATVLLADVSIVANDAKFSDGHLKIGVAAGDHAAIIWPILCGMAKAKYYLLTADNFTGEEAERMNLVSLAVPDEQVQTRALEVANRLAQGAPAAQRWTKMMLNHWIKQAQPIFDASLAFEFTGFAGPEGKEGIDAFLEKRSPAFNPDCPF; encoded by the coding sequence ATGACCGACCGCTATTTAAGATACGAACGATTGATTTTTGACCGGCCCAGTCCCAAAGTGCTGCGGATTACCATGAACTCGCCACTGAAAATGGGCGCCATGGACGCGACCATGCATCGCGAAGTGTCGGAGATATGGCGCGATGTCGATGCCGATGATTCGGTGAATGTCGTGATTTTTACCGGACATGAGAAAACCTTCTCAGCCGGCGGCGATCTGAAACACGAGCGCCAGGTTTGTGATGACTACACACTCAGAATGCGCGCAATGAAAGAATCGCGCGATCTGGTAACGAATATGCTGGATTGTCGCAAGCCTATCGTAACAGCAGCCCGTGGCTGGGCAGTTGGCGCCGGTCTGGCAACCGTGTTGCTGGCCGATGTCTCTATCGTGGCCAACGATGCAAAATTTTCCGACGGGCATCTGAAGATCGGTGTGGCGGCGGGTGACCATGCGGCCATTATCTGGCCGATTCTTTGCGGTATGGCTAAGGCCAAATATTATCTTCTGACGGCAGACAACTTCACCGGTGAAGAGGCCGAGCGCATGAATCTGGTTTCCCTGGCTGTGCCCGATGAGCAAGTGCAGACACGGGCGCTTGAAGTTGCCAATCGTTTGGCGCAAGGCGCACCCGCTGCCCAGCGCTGGACCAAGATGATGCTCAATCACTGGATCAAACAGGCACAGCCTATCTTCGACGCCTCGCTGGCATTTGAATTCACTGGTTTTGCCGGTCCGGAAGGCAAGGAAGGAATTGACGCTTTCCTTGAAAAACGTAGTCCTGCATTTAACCCAGACTGCCCTTTCTAG
- a CDS encoding ABC transporter substrate-binding protein has translation MNRKKILALAALSAVATSWTMASQAQDTQPLRIGAIVDMGGVYSAHGGPGGIKAVQMAIDDFGGEVLGRKIELLSADYQSRVDVTSSRAREWYDQDGVNMIIESTDSASALALQKLGVEKKKLTIFAGSASSSLTNENCSPYGIHYVYDTYALAKGTGAAVTKMGGDSWYFITADYAFGHSLERDTSKVVQANGGKVLGSVRAPLNTTDFSSYLLRAQSSGAKVVGLANAGRDTQTSVRQANEFGITQAGQQLATLLVFLNDVKGMGLEAAQGLLFTTGFYWDRNDETRAFAKRFYEKQKAMPSMVQAGMYSATIQYLNAVKAAGNDDALAVAEQMKKTPINDFYTHNGRIRADGRMVYDMYLAEVKKPAESKGEWDLLKIRSTIPAAEAWRPLAESTCPLVKKS, from the coding sequence ATGAACCGTAAAAAAATATTGGCGCTGGCTGCACTTTCAGCCGTTGCCACCTCATGGACGATGGCCTCGCAAGCACAGGATACGCAGCCACTGCGTATTGGCGCCATTGTCGATATGGGTGGCGTTTACTCCGCTCATGGCGGCCCGGGCGGTATAAAAGCCGTGCAAATGGCCATTGACGATTTTGGCGGTGAAGTGTTGGGCCGCAAGATCGAACTGCTATCTGCCGATTACCAAAGCCGGGTTGATGTAACCTCTTCGCGCGCACGCGAGTGGTACGATCAGGACGGCGTGAACATGATTATCGAATCGACCGATTCAGCCTCGGCCCTCGCGCTGCAAAAGCTGGGAGTGGAAAAGAAAAAACTGACTATATTCGCTGGTTCCGCCTCTTCCTCCCTGACCAATGAAAATTGCTCGCCCTACGGTATTCATTATGTTTACGACACGTATGCGCTGGCAAAAGGCACCGGCGCTGCAGTAACCAAAATGGGTGGCGATTCCTGGTATTTCATTACCGCTGACTACGCATTTGGCCATTCGCTGGAGCGTGATACCAGCAAAGTCGTGCAGGCCAATGGCGGAAAAGTGCTGGGATCGGTGCGGGCACCATTGAACACAACCGACTTTTCTTCCTATCTGTTACGCGCACAAAGTTCCGGCGCCAAAGTTGTGGGTCTGGCCAATGCAGGTCGGGACACTCAGACCTCGGTGCGACAGGCCAATGAGTTCGGGATCACGCAGGCAGGACAGCAATTGGCCACTCTGCTGGTCTTTTTGAACGACGTTAAAGGAATGGGTCTGGAAGCCGCGCAGGGGCTGCTTTTCACAACCGGTTTTTATTGGGACAGGAACGATGAAACCCGTGCCTTTGCCAAGCGCTTCTATGAGAAGCAAAAGGCCATGCCATCGATGGTACAGGCGGGTATGTATTCAGCGACGATCCAGTATCTGAATGCCGTCAAAGCTGCGGGTAATGATGATGCGCTGGCCGTCGCCGAGCAAATGAAGAAAACACCGATCAACGACTTTTACACCCATAATGGCAGGATTCGGGCCGACGGGCGGATGGTTTATGACATGTATCTTGCGGAAGTCAAAAAGCCGGCCGAGTCCAAGGGTGAATGGGATCTATTGAAAATCCGCTCTACAATCCCGGCAGCAGAGGCCTGGCGCCCGCTCGCAGAGAGCACATGTCCACTGGTGAAAAAGTCGTAA
- a CDS encoding NADPH:quinone oxidoreductase family protein: MKAVVIHEFCEPEKLTIENVADPIPGNDEVLVAVQSAGVNYPDTLVISGKYQNLPELPFVPGKDAAGTVVATGADVTDLRVGDRVMTQVEFGAFAQRVVTTADNCHVLPQSISFAEAAAMGLVYQTAYFALVVRGQFNAGDVVLVNGAAGGVGSAAIQLVKALGGIALAGVMNDDQAQTARESGADHIIDLAAPNLRESLREQVYRCTNNQGADIVLDPLGDDIFDAAIRAVAWSGRLVVIGFAAGRIPTVKVNYLLVKNISVLGLQWSDYRDRQPDLVREVQQKLYALHAEGKLRPPITDVVSVDQIALPLRILADGKGKGKYILQME; encoded by the coding sequence ATGAAAGCCGTCGTTATTCATGAGTTTTGTGAACCGGAAAAGTTGACGATAGAAAACGTGGCAGATCCCATCCCTGGTAACGACGAGGTACTGGTTGCTGTGCAGAGCGCCGGGGTCAATTACCCGGATACGCTGGTTATTAGCGGAAAGTATCAAAATTTGCCTGAGCTTCCTTTTGTTCCGGGCAAGGATGCCGCCGGAACCGTCGTGGCAACGGGCGCCGATGTCACAGACCTGCGCGTAGGAGACCGGGTAATGACCCAGGTAGAATTCGGCGCGTTTGCGCAGCGCGTGGTAACCACTGCAGATAACTGCCATGTCTTGCCGCAGAGCATTTCTTTTGCTGAAGCTGCCGCTATGGGGCTGGTATATCAGACGGCTTATTTTGCACTGGTCGTGCGAGGCCAGTTCAATGCTGGTGATGTGGTACTGGTTAATGGTGCCGCTGGCGGGGTTGGCAGCGCAGCCATTCAGCTGGTGAAGGCGCTGGGTGGTATTGCACTGGCCGGCGTCATGAATGACGATCAGGCACAGACGGCTCGTGAGTCTGGTGCTGACCATATTATCGATCTGGCTGCACCGAATCTGCGTGAATCGCTCAGAGAACAGGTTTATCGATGTACCAACAATCAGGGCGCAGATATTGTTCTGGACCCGCTGGGCGACGACATCTTTGATGCAGCCATCCGCGCCGTTGCCTGGAGCGGGCGCCTGGTCGTAATCGGCTTTGCCGCCGGACGGATTCCGACGGTCAAGGTCAATTATCTGCTGGTTAAGAATATTTCGGTGCTGGGGCTGCAGTGGAGCGATTATCGAGACAGGCAGCCGGATTTGGTACGTGAGGTTCAACAAAAACTTTATGCCTTGCATGCCGAGGGTAAGCTGCGTCCGCCGATTACCGATGTTGTATCAGTCGACCAGATTGCATTGCCCCTGCGCATTCTTGCTGACGGGAAGGGTAAAGGGAAGTATATATTGCAGATGGAATAG
- a CDS encoding CaiB/BaiF CoA transferase family protein, with translation MAQPLEGIRVLDLSTLLPGPMCTLLLAEAGADVIKLERAAGDEMRSYSPKFGADSVNFVLLNRGKRSICMDLKDKEDRAQILELVKDVDILVEQFRPGVMQRLGLDYASLARVNPRLIYCSITTYGQSGPKALRASHDLNFQAETGMLALSTDAQGSPVVPPTLTGDLAGGTYPALFNILLALRQRDIDGEGQHLDIAMTDNLFTLMYWGLGNGWAEGQWPRPGNELVTGGSLRYAIYRTADNRFLSVAPLEEKFWRRFVELIDLPALAEEKDETYARNEVTRMLLTQPASYWMARFENEDVCVSEIVNLEQAVQDPHFQQRGLFEQQVRSKEGRTLTALPVPVCPQFRSEHALVPSPGLGEHTSDILNEILSRGKQQ, from the coding sequence ATGGCGCAACCACTTGAGGGTATCCGGGTACTGGATTTGAGTACGTTGTTGCCCGGTCCCATGTGTACGCTCCTGCTGGCCGAGGCGGGGGCCGATGTGATCAAACTGGAACGGGCTGCAGGCGATGAAATGCGCAGTTACTCACCGAAGTTCGGTGCTGATAGCGTGAATTTTGTCTTGCTCAATCGTGGCAAGCGATCCATTTGTATGGATTTGAAAGATAAAGAGGACCGTGCGCAGATTCTGGAACTGGTCAAAGACGTGGATATACTGGTCGAACAGTTTCGACCCGGCGTCATGCAGCGTCTGGGGCTGGACTATGCATCCCTGGCTCGGGTAAATCCGCGGCTGATCTATTGCTCTATCACCACGTATGGCCAAAGCGGACCCAAGGCACTCAGGGCATCGCATGACCTGAATTTTCAGGCGGAGACCGGCATGCTGGCCCTGAGTACAGATGCACAGGGCTCGCCCGTGGTGCCGCCAACGCTGACCGGCGATCTGGCTGGCGGTACCTATCCGGCACTGTTCAATATTCTGCTGGCGTTGCGTCAACGCGATATCGACGGCGAGGGACAACATCTGGATATAGCCATGACCGATAACCTCTTTACACTCATGTACTGGGGTCTGGGCAATGGCTGGGCCGAAGGCCAATGGCCACGGCCGGGCAACGAGCTGGTCACCGGCGGTTCCTTGCGTTATGCCATCTATCGTACGGCGGACAATCGCTTTTTGTCGGTCGCTCCTTTGGAAGAAAAATTCTGGCGCCGATTTGTTGAGCTGATCGATTTGCCGGCACTGGCTGAAGAAAAGGACGAAACATACGCGCGAAACGAAGTAACCCGAATGCTGCTGACTCAGCCCGCTTCGTACTGGATGGCGCGTTTTGAGAACGAGGACGTTTGTGTTTCGGAAATAGTCAATCTTGAGCAAGCAGTACAGGATCCCCATTTTCAGCAGCGTGGTCTGTTCGAACAACAGGTGCGCAGCAAAGAAGGGCGAACATTGACGGCGCTACCGGTGCCTGTGTGTCCGCAATTTCGTTCCGAACATGCGCTGGTGCCTTCTCCTGGCCTGGGAGAACACACAAGTGATATTCTGAACGAAATATTAAGTAGAGGTAAACAACAATGA
- a CDS encoding 3-hydroxyacyl-CoA dehydrogenase family protein — translation MSYQIIERGESQSFPQSHPFLEAAQAQSQDRVLIGSDAGRAWVEHSEQFKNATFIAIELGIECLGEHIGEDDGPANVVGFARFRLGDAEPTNLVELVKKPYTDEAALAAARQAFEAAGLTVAVCNDFPGRILNRLVRPYYNAALRRLDEGLASAADMDKTLCLGLGYPEGPISLLNRTGLHHHYEVSKQLFDALGQEPYAPARRARVAWVRHQRGVSDQTADASNGSTHGATT, via the coding sequence ATGAGTTATCAAATCATTGAGCGTGGCGAAAGCCAGTCATTTCCACAGAGCCACCCGTTCCTGGAAGCTGCGCAAGCGCAGAGTCAGGATAGGGTGTTGATCGGTAGCGATGCCGGTCGGGCCTGGGTGGAGCACTCGGAGCAGTTTAAAAACGCTACTTTTATTGCAATTGAGCTAGGCATCGAATGCCTTGGGGAGCATATCGGCGAAGACGATGGTCCCGCTAATGTCGTGGGATTTGCACGTTTTCGACTGGGCGATGCGGAGCCGACCAATCTCGTAGAGCTGGTCAAAAAACCGTATACCGACGAGGCTGCGCTTGCGGCCGCACGTCAGGCATTCGAGGCCGCAGGCCTGACTGTTGCGGTTTGCAATGATTTCCCGGGCAGAATTCTGAACCGGCTGGTGCGTCCGTACTACAACGCTGCGTTACGTCGTTTGGATGAAGGTCTGGCCAGTGCTGCTGACATGGACAAAACCTTGTGTCTGGGACTGGGTTACCCCGAAGGTCCTATTTCACTGCTGAATCGTACAGGTCTTCACCATCACTATGAAGTTAGCAAACAACTTTTCGACGCACTGGGACAGGAACCCTATGCGCCGGCTCGCAGAGCACGGGTAGCCTGGGTCAGACACCAGCGTGGTGTCAGTGATCAGACTGCGGACGCAAGTAATGGGAGTACCCATGGCGCAACCACTTGA
- a CDS encoding 3-hydroxyacyl-CoA dehydrogenase family protein, which produces MSEIKTVGVVGSGTMGTGIAIVIARAGFKTIVLDTREEALENARQQAAGFLQKSVARGKLKEGQDVEIMQQWTGTTRAEDLAECDLVIEAIFEDLKVKHELFSKLDKICPPHTLFASNTSTISITEIAGGSGRPDKVAGMHFCLPAQLMKLVEMSPGLTTSDETSNRLWAFTEALGQKPVKTRDTPGFILNYFLIPWHNDVINMVDQGVAEPADIDRAVKTALGYPLGPLELLDMVGMDTQKLLSEAMYGLTNEPRAACPTLVKRMIGAGKLGRKTGEGFHSYQNNKIFGA; this is translated from the coding sequence ATGAGCGAGATTAAGACAGTAGGTGTTGTCGGTAGCGGCACGATGGGTACCGGCATTGCAATCGTGATTGCACGGGCCGGATTCAAAACAATTGTGCTCGATACCCGAGAGGAGGCGCTGGAAAACGCCCGTCAGCAGGCGGCCGGATTTTTGCAAAAATCCGTTGCCAGGGGAAAACTCAAAGAGGGCCAGGACGTTGAGATCATGCAGCAGTGGACCGGTACGACCCGTGCCGAAGACCTGGCCGAGTGCGATCTGGTTATTGAGGCCATTTTTGAAGACCTGAAGGTCAAGCACGAACTGTTTTCCAAACTGGACAAGATCTGCCCGCCGCATACACTTTTTGCATCCAATACATCTACCATTTCGATTACTGAAATCGCCGGTGGCAGTGGCCGGCCGGATAAAGTCGCGGGCATGCACTTTTGCCTGCCGGCGCAATTGATGAAACTGGTGGAAATGTCGCCGGGCCTGACCACATCGGATGAAACATCCAACCGTTTGTGGGCATTTACCGAAGCGTTGGGGCAAAAGCCTGTCAAAACACGGGATACGCCGGGATTCATCCTTAATTATTTTCTGATCCCCTGGCATAACGACGTCATCAATATGGTGGATCAGGGTGTGGCCGAGCCGGCAGATATTGATCGGGCCGTCAAGACCGCGCTGGGTTATCCCTTAGGTCCATTGGAATTACTGGATATGGTGGGCATGGACACGCAGAAGCTCTTGTCTGAAGCCATGTACGGGCTGACCAATGAACCACGTGCCGCGTGCCCAACACTGGTCAAGCGCATGATCGGCGCGGGCAAGCTCGGGCGCAAGACCGGAGAGGGCTTTCATAGTTATCAGAATAACAAAATATTCGGAGCGTAA
- a CDS encoding acyl-CoA dehydrogenase family protein, whose product MNILESIDAGLPWSDEEQMLLDSVQSVCDTLIQPHAAAYDKNSEFPWDNIRAINELGLNAMFIPEQYGGMLLSYRCYLACVRQISKACAATGIIWATNFHAIKPVIQFGSDALKSRVLPRVAEGALAALVITEPSAGSDATGMKTQFREEGDQIVVDGQKIFISNGDVADFYVVFGKWAGVDSARDAISAVVIEKGTPGLTVTGTEHKMGTRASGTASLSFEGVRIPKENLLAPAGQGLSVLLTSLNKSRPSVAAHALGIARAAFEDAIAYINDRRQSNRRILEFQGVQFMVADLAAELVLCERWLWHVAELVDSGKDDMGIEASVLKLKATDLAMRITTDAVQLHGGYGYCQDFRAERLMRDAKITQIWEGTNQIHRQLIGRSFLKKEVK is encoded by the coding sequence ATGAATATTCTGGAAAGCATAGATGCAGGCTTGCCCTGGTCTGATGAAGAACAAATGTTGCTGGACTCGGTCCAGTCAGTATGCGATACGCTCATTCAGCCGCATGCGGCGGCTTATGACAAGAACAGCGAGTTTCCCTGGGACAATATTCGCGCTATTAACGAGCTGGGGCTCAATGCCATGTTCATCCCCGAGCAATACGGTGGCATGTTGCTGTCGTATCGCTGCTATCTGGCTTGTGTGCGGCAGATTTCCAAGGCATGCGCGGCAACCGGCATTATCTGGGCGACGAATTTCCATGCTATCAAGCCGGTCATTCAATTTGGCTCGGATGCACTCAAGTCCAGGGTTTTGCCACGTGTGGCCGAAGGTGCGCTGGCCGCGCTTGTGATTACCGAGCCGTCGGCCGGGTCCGATGCGACTGGAATGAAAACCCAGTTTCGGGAAGAGGGCGATCAGATCGTTGTTGATGGTCAGAAAATATTCATCAGCAATGGTGATGTCGCTGATTTTTATGTGGTTTTCGGCAAATGGGCCGGTGTTGACAGCGCCAGAGATGCGATCAGCGCCGTGGTGATTGAGAAGGGAACACCCGGGCTGACAGTGACGGGTACCGAACACAAAATGGGTACGCGTGCCTCCGGCACCGCATCGCTTTCATTTGAGGGCGTAAGAATCCCGAAAGAAAATCTGCTGGCACCTGCCGGCCAAGGATTGTCGGTACTGCTCACATCCCTGAATAAATCCCGCCCCAGTGTTGCCGCGCATGCGTTGGGTATCGCACGAGCTGCCTTCGAGGACGCCATTGCCTATATCAACGATCGGCGCCAGTCCAATCGCCGTATTCTGGAATTTCAGGGCGTGCAATTTATGGTGGCGGATCTGGCGGCCGAACTGGTCCTGTGTGAGCGCTGGTTGTGGCATGTGGCCGAGCTGGTCGATTCGGGCAAAGACGATATGGGCATTGAAGCATCGGTACTTAAGCTGAAAGCAACCGATCTGGCCATGCGTATTACTACAGATGCGGTGCAGTTGCACGGCGGATATGGATATTGTCAGGACTTTCGTGCAGAACGGCTGATGCGTGATGCCAAGATCACTCAGATCTGGGAAGGCACCAATCAGATCCATCGGCAATTGATCGGGCGCAGTTTTTTGAAAAAGGAAGTGAAATGA
- a CDS encoding SDR family NAD(P)-dependent oxidoreductase produces MKKELIFVTGASRGIGAMIALALAERGFEVGCLSRSGDLPKVGEVAKEISARWHAAACDVMDDSGLAAAMSELCERLQVPVAGLVNNAGLHTEQPTIDLPMDEFRRLMDVNAVSVLRTSQLVHPLLVANGGGVIVNIGSFYDKLGVKRNVSYCASKAAVGAITRCLAVEWARDGIRVIDVAPGYITTDLNREAMESGPLRAYLEKRIPRKSPGQASDVATLVASLFQEQLQFLSGETIYLDGAQSVSV; encoded by the coding sequence ATGAAAAAAGAACTGATTTTTGTCACGGGCGCCAGCCGCGGCATTGGTGCAATGATTGCGCTTGCACTGGCTGAGCGTGGTTTTGAGGTGGGTTGCCTGTCGCGGTCTGGTGATTTGCCGAAGGTGGGCGAGGTTGCCAAGGAAATCTCGGCGCGCTGGCATGCAGCGGCATGTGATGTGATGGATGATAGTGGGCTGGCTGCAGCCATGTCGGAATTGTGCGAGCGGTTACAAGTTCCTGTGGCCGGGCTGGTCAACAATGCCGGCTTGCATACGGAACAGCCGACCATTGATTTACCCATGGATGAGTTCCGCAGGCTTATGGATGTGAATGCGGTCTCGGTCCTGCGCACCAGTCAGCTGGTTCACCCATTGCTGGTCGCAAACGGTGGTGGTGTGATCGTTAATATAGGTTCGTTCTACGACAAACTGGGCGTCAAGCGCAATGTCTCTTATTGCGCGTCCAAGGCGGCTGTTGGTGCGATTACGCGCTGTCTGGCGGTCGAATGGGCGCGCGATGGTATCCGCGTGATTGATGTGGCCCCAGGCTATATAACGACCGACCTGAATCGCGAGGCGATGGAAAGTGGGCCATTGCGTGCCTATCTGGAAAAGCGCATTCCGCGCAAGAGCCCGGGCCAGGCCAGCGATGTGGCAACACTGGTCGCGTCCTTATTTCAGGAACAGTTGCAGTTCCTGAGCGGAGAAACCATCTACCTGGATGGCGCGCAGAGCGTGTCGGTATGA
- a CDS encoding enoyl-CoA hydratase/isomerase family protein: protein MTVSLTFVDQIAHINLSRPKALNALSFQILSEFRDVLVQVEESEARALVITGEGDKAFCAGADIPELIGRPLMRELEGAQLGQEVFQALAQLKIPSVAVIHGYAFGGGLELALACTFRVATDHARMGLPEVKLGLIPGYGGTQRLPRLVGEGRALELVMSGRTVYAEEGERIGLVNKIDNEGSPLEIGMRFLQPMLKHSLCALYFAREAVQRGMQADITNGLRIERDLSTLAYRSDDASEGLQAFIDKRTPNFKDC, encoded by the coding sequence ATGACAGTCTCATTGACATTTGTTGATCAGATCGCGCATATCAATTTATCCCGCCCCAAAGCCCTGAATGCATTGAGTTTTCAGATTCTGAGCGAGTTCAGGGACGTCCTGGTCCAGGTTGAGGAATCCGAGGCGCGCGCACTGGTGATCACCGGTGAAGGAGATAAAGCATTCTGCGCGGGTGCCGATATTCCTGAGCTCATTGGCAGGCCCTTGATGAGGGAACTGGAGGGGGCACAACTAGGGCAGGAAGTGTTTCAGGCTTTGGCACAGTTAAAAATCCCTTCTGTTGCCGTCATTCATGGCTATGCATTTGGCGGGGGCCTGGAGCTGGCACTGGCCTGCACGTTCCGTGTCGCGACCGATCATGCCCGCATGGGACTGCCGGAAGTCAAACTCGGACTGATCCCCGGCTACGGTGGCACGCAACGTTTACCACGACTGGTTGGCGAGGGAAGAGCGCTCGAGCTGGTCATGTCGGGCCGAACTGTCTATGCCGAAGAAGGTGAGCGGATCGGGCTGGTAAACAAAATCGATAACGAAGGGTCGCCATTGGAAATCGGCATGCGCTTTTTACAGCCCATGCTCAAGCATAGCCTGTGCGCCCTGTATTTTGCACGCGAGGCGGTGCAGCGTGGTATGCAGGCCGATATCACAAATGGCTTGCGGATTGAACGCGATCTGTCGACGCTGGCCTATCGTAGCGACGATGCGTCAGAAGGGCTGCAGGCATTCATCGACAAACGAACCCCGAATTTCAAGGATTGTTGA
- a CDS encoding class I adenylate-forming enzyme family protein yields MNTILTLHEPQTARKNYLNGVWHTDTLYSLVGEHARIRPNACALRDPYRRLTWREVLTSVDSIAAQLHQGGLRQGDRVAIWLPNRIESVLIFLACSRNGYVCCPSLHQNYTVADVVKLLSRIRCKALFTQAAYGADSDRHSILEQAANISTLKQLYALKPQGEDKDDSSLPEGVLAFPDHLQSVGITSAAVPDPDKVVYLAFTSGTTGEPKGVMHSDNTLLANGRALVSDWKHDAQTVLLTLSPMSHHIGTVAMEQSLIAGMELVIHNPVVYPSSLDWILETGATYVMGVPTHAMDILSVLRERGLDRLGNVNVFYMAGAQIPTEVAQKFLDLGIKPQNVYGMTENGSHQYTLPTDDSNTIVTTCGRACNGYEIRIFKPDNPDEEVAPGETGEIGGKGAVLTLGYYDNQDATENSFNSTGWFLSGDLGRLDEHGCLHVMGRKKDLIIRGGHNIYPSQIEELAHQHPSVLKSAAFPIPDARLGEKVCLAIIADPGTVLEATEVLQHLHDAGLSKYDMPEYYLQMDAFPLTPSGKILKRELVEWQQQGRITPQPVRWKAAAAAKQQGVSA; encoded by the coding sequence ATGAATACGATACTGACTTTGCACGAACCGCAGACTGCGCGCAAAAATTATCTTAATGGTGTATGGCACACCGATACACTTTATTCACTGGTCGGTGAGCATGCACGCATACGCCCTAATGCGTGTGCTTTGCGCGACCCCTATCGCCGGCTGACCTGGCGTGAGGTCCTGACCAGTGTAGACAGTATCGCTGCCCAACTGCATCAGGGCGGACTGCGCCAGGGTGATCGCGTAGCCATCTGGCTGCCGAACCGGATTGAAAGTGTGTTGATATTTCTGGCGTGCTCACGCAATGGTTATGTATGCTGTCCATCGCTGCATCAGAATTACACCGTTGCAGATGTGGTCAAATTGCTGTCCCGCATCCGTTGCAAAGCCTTGTTTACGCAGGCTGCTTACGGCGCCGATTCTGATCGCCATTCCATCCTGGAACAGGCTGCAAACATATCCACGCTCAAACAGCTGTATGCGCTGAAACCTCAGGGAGAGGACAAAGACGATAGTTCTTTACCCGAGGGCGTGCTGGCGTTTCCAGACCATCTTCAGAGTGTAGGGATCACCAGCGCGGCTGTGCCGGACCCGGACAAAGTGGTTTATCTCGCGTTTACATCGGGAACGACGGGCGAGCCAAAAGGCGTGATGCACAGCGATAATACTTTGCTGGCTAATGGCCGGGCACTGGTGAGCGATTGGAAACACGATGCACAAACCGTATTGCTCACGCTCAGTCCCATGAGTCATCATATCGGTACTGTTGCGATGGAACAATCGTTGATCGCCGGAATGGAGCTTGTGATCCATAATCCGGTTGTGTACCCGTCGTCTCTGGACTGGATTCTTGAAACTGGTGCTACCTATGTGATGGGCGTACCCACACATGCAATGGATATTCTGAGCGTATTGCGCGAACGTGGACTGGATCGTCTGGGCAATGTGAACGTTTTTTATATGGCAGGCGCACAAATTCCCACCGAGGTCGCGCAGAAATTCCTGGATCTTGGCATTAAGCCACAGAATGTATATGGCATGACCGAAAACGGTTCGCACCAATATACGCTGCCTACAGACGACAGCAACACCATTGTGACAACCTGCGGACGCGCCTGCAACGGTTACGAAATCCGCATATTCAAGCCTGATAATCCAGACGAAGAAGTTGCTCCGGGTGAGACAGGCGAGATTGGTGGCAAGGGAGCCGTGCTGACGCTCGGCTACTACGACAATCAGGACGCCACCGAGAATTCGTTTAATTCAACCGGCTGGTTTTTAAGTGGTGATCTGGGACGCCTGGATGAGCACGGATGCCTGCATGTCATGGGACGAAAAAAAGATCTGATCATTCGTGGTGGACACAATATCTATCCCTCGCAAATCGAGGAGCTTGCCCATCAGCATCCGTCAGTTCTGAAATCCGCAGCGTTTCCCATTCCGGATGCAAGACTGGGGGAAAAAGTCTGCCTGGCGATCATTGCTGATCCCGGCACGGTGCTGGAGGCTACCGAGGTACTACAGCACCTTCACGATGCGGGCCTTTCCAAGTACGACATGCCTGAGTACTACCTGCAGATGGACGCGTTTCCGCTAACCCCTAGCGGCAAAATTCTGAAACGGGAGCTGGTTGAATGGCAGCAACAGGGACGTATCACGCCGCAACCTGTTCGCTGGAAAGCCGCTGCAGCCGCTAAGCAACAAGGAGTATCGGCATGA